The following DNA comes from Hahella chejuensis KCTC 2396.
CCCTGGAATCCGGCTGGATTACGCTGATGGAAAACGAGCTTAGCGCCACCTACCCCAACCTCACCCTGATCAACGCCAGCATTTCCGGCGAAACCACCGGCGGCGGCCGCGCCCGCCTGTCAGCGTTATTGAAGGAGCACAAACCGGATATCGTCCTTCTGGAACTGGGTGGTAACGATGGCCTGCGTGGTTTCCCCCTCAACATCATTAAAGACAACCTGGCGGCTATGCTGGATAGCATCGCTGACGCCGGCGCAAAGGCCATGCTGATCGGCATGCGCATTCCGCCCAATTATGGACCGGCTTATGCTGAAGGATTCCATCAGATCTACCAAGACCTGGCCAGTGAACAAAAAGTCACGTTAGTTCCCTTCCTGCTGGATAATGTCGCGCTTGATCCCAGTTTGATGCAGTCCGACGGGATTCACCCCAACGCCAAGGGCCAGCCGCAACTGGTGGAAAATGTATTGCCGCATTTAAATTCTCTGCTAAGTCATTGATCCAAGCGACGCTTATTTGCACTCTTTATAGCTATTGCTAGTCTTAAAGTAAGTCATACTATTGAGGCTGGCTATATGGTGACCCCGCGAATTCGTCCGGGATGGTTGTTGTGCCTGCTGGCGGCATGGGCATTCAGCGG
Coding sequences within:
- a CDS encoding arylesterase translates to MPATSFLNLFKRHVIKSVWTLFALCCLMVSPITQAVTDKSQPVKIVVLGDSLSAAYGIPLESGWITLMENELSATYPNLTLINASISGETTGGGRARLSALLKEHKPDIVLLELGGNDGLRGFPLNIIKDNLAAMLDSIADAGAKAMLIGMRIPPNYGPAYAEGFHQIYQDLASEQKVTLVPFLLDNVALDPSLMQSDGIHPNAKGQPQLVENVLPHLNSLLSH